A stretch of DNA from Ricinus communis isolate WT05 ecotype wild-type chromosome 4, ASM1957865v1, whole genome shotgun sequence:
GccctattttttttaaaaaagaagtttgaacTCATTTCATCACTTTAATTATTCCCTGACAAATAGATGATCACCTTGATTTTatgcatatataaaatagagatcCCACAATGCATCACCCAGAAGGCTGGAACAAATATGTTTGAGATCTTAATAGTGACAATTGGCTTTGATCCAAcaataaattacaaattttgTGAAATCCTTAAGATGTTTAAACCATGCATATAAGTGATTCAGGGGCATGTTTGTCTGTTATGCAAAATAATGcaaattggaaaattaggCGCATTTCTCATGTGGCTAAAAACTAGTCCTCTATCAGAAATTTGattgaataataaatctaTGGTGGTTATAGTATTTATAGATTACCAATGTGAAACTTAAATGCATAGGCATATTGTATAGGTGATGATGCTGGGATATttggaaagaagaagagataaaatcttaaatttgcTGAATATTCAATTATCAGGTTGCgtagcatattaaaatggaaattaattttctttcaagtaGGCTTTAATGTTTTGAGCCAAGAAATTGTCTACTATCTACGGACCTTAAGGGGAATCAAGTCATGACATTAGGAGTGCCATCCTTTTTCCAGTAACCTGAAATAGCTGTGTGCATAATCTAGAGCTTGTATTTCAGGTGTGAATCTCTATATGTGGGCATGCTGTAAATCTAAAGTTGTTCTCCTCATGTGCAGGTGGAATTGTAAACAACACCCTGAGACCAGCCATTCCAAATTTCTGCGATCCTGAATGGAAAAGGTTAATGGAGCAATGTTGGGCCCCTAATCCTGCGGCCAGGCCAGCCTTCACGGAAATTGCTGGTCGTTTGCGTATAATGTCAACAGCAGCTAGCCAAAACAAAGGACAGGGTCACAAGGCATCAAAGTAAAAGTTTAAGAGCTCCTTTTCCCCTTTCTCCATGATAACGAATTGCTGCATGATAAGTGGCTTGATTTAATTGCGCACTCCAAATATGGAACTGTATAATATTATCAGTAAACTGTCTCAGATTCAAACTAGTTGAGGTTGGTTGCGTATTATAGCTGAACAGCTATTTATTGTGATAATATGTCATTTTAGTATACTtgtatcatattatattagcTGGAGGGGAAAATCAGCTTCCGCGAGCATTTTTAAAATGGAAGTTGTTCTCGCTGatttatatgtaaattatttttcgtgTAGAATGTCGACTTATCACTGGCTATGACAGTTTAAAATAGCCTTTGGTGGTTGCTGGTATTGAGATACATTTTCCAACTTAGCATGTCGGCATGACTGGcagattttatttgaatttcgACTGTAAGACCTTATGAAGTTCATGGTTATAAAGTACATAAGGAAAGTCTAATAGACGAGTAGATTATTAATATCTGTGTTAGTGGTGCTATGCTAAAACCAAACCTGTTTTGAGTTCGTTACCCGATGAAGAAGAAGGTTCACAAAATGTAGTAGTAGTGTAATTTGCAATTGCTACgtagaataaaagaatatgaagCCCTAAGAAGAGAAATTCTGAAAAGATTCCTAGAGAACAAAGATGTATTTTCTATGACTAGGGACATTGGTGggattatataattatttgcaAGATAATAATCCATCTTATTACTTTCTCCTCTCTAGTACTTCTCCGTTTGGCGGTACTATGGAGGTGGATTAGGAAGAAGGAACATTATGCGCTTTCCATGCAGATGCTAACATGATGGGCCTTCCTTTCCATCCAAGGAGAAGACTACCCTTATCACTTGCAAGAGTATAACCATCACAGCCATAGACAGACAGCATCATTCTAGCTTGGCTCATGCACTTCAACCCCATTACTTGAAATCCAGCTCTTCCTAATTGCCTTCTCCATTGGTCTGCCCTTTCATGCCTCTCAATCCTATCACAACCTTCATAAGCTACAATATTCCGAATCTCCTCTGCAAAGTGAAGCTTCTCTATCTTCATCCTTTGCCGGCTATTTCGTGGAAGAAGACTGGCCTCAAGGGAATCGAAAATGGCTGAATAGTAATGTAGAGATTCAAGAAATCTCCCAAGAAAAAAGGGACCATTATGGTTTGCATCTTGTTCCACCACAGTGAGCAATGTTGGACTCAGTCTCTTGATTGCTTGGAGGATTGCCTTGAGGGAGCCTCTACTCTCTTTCACAAATTTGTGCAGATGCATGATGctattgaaaaataatgcTTCCCCGTCTCTCAGGTTAAGATTCTCTCTTGTTAGAAGTGATGGAGTCACTGACTCTAATATCATGTTGAACTCCAATGAGACGCCTAGCGAGCTAGCATCCTCTGCTAGTACTTTCATGCTAGCTTCAAGCTCTAACAAATTTTGATGATCATTGATTAATCCTGTAATTCTGACTTTCGGTGGTCCCTCAGGTCTAGAAGCTAGAGTTCTGATAAAAGAAGGCCACTGAAGGGTGTGATCCATTCCTAGATCAATCACATGCAATGCGTCCTTCCCTCTTGCTGCTTCACATATAGCTTCATTTGCAGCCATGAAACCAAAAGCAACGTAAGGAGTTGTTTGGTAAAGGAGTTGAAAAGCTTCCATTTTCTCTTCCCTAGTGATCAACGACACTTCTATGGCAGCATTAGCGAATGTGCCATTTGAGGTCGCATTCTGAAGGAGTGACAATCTTGATCTCAAACCCAACGCGAAGCAATAGGAAACTCTTTGCAAAGAATCACCAAAAGGGTTAACTGAAGCCCAAATTTGGGCGAGCACTGAGTTTGCCAATTGTGTGTCTCTACAGCCCACAGCTTCAGCACAAGCCAACAATAAGTGCACTAAGTGAAGGCCTCGATCTACACCATAACTAACCTCTTCCATACTAGGCACCATACCAGGACCAACAGCAGCAGAGTTTTCAATTGAGCCAGTGCTCATCTCTAAGTCACCCCCTCCTATCATCATTGGAACATCTACAAAAATATCGTTCAACATCGAAAATGTCTCCACCATCTCATCGTGTTGGAAGTGATCGAAATGATCTTGGTATTCGAGATCATCAGGTGATTGGTGGTGATCATCATGTCCGTTGTCTTGGTGATCCACATTAATGAAACTATCCACCAATTCATCCACCTCAGAAGCAGCTAAGTCATGAGGAGTGCTGGTGGCATCATCAGAAGGAGAAAGAAGTTCAAACTCATTCATTACTGTTTCTTCCCACTCTCCACTTCCTTGTTCTTGCTCCATTCGAGCTGGGCAAAACCTTCGAATGGCAAGATCATGATTGAAACTTTCGTACATGGGGAAGGAGAGCCAGCCATTCATGGCTTCCATTGATTCTTGGAGGAGGAGGTAGAGAAAGAAGAGTGAGGCAGGAGAACCTTTTTGTTTTGTGTACCTTCTGATTAAATGGGACAGTGTTTAATTAGAGCCTTTGGTGCGagtcatataatataatataataaaatggtGCTTCTCTTCTCTCCTTTCTAACTATGTTGAATAAGAATATTCTGACTTTTGTGTAGTTGtattattcaattaagaatATGCTGAAAATCTGTGAAGAATAATTAGCAGGCATATTTCAAGTTTCAAGTTTCATGTTtcaaatataatgaatatatatcataatatgAGCAGACACATGCATGCATGCAGGACAAGTCCACCAGTTCTATTTTTAATGAAGAGTTGCATAACACATTGCATGTGAGAGAGAGTGACTGCAATTTTCATTCAGCTTCTGACTAAAAATCCTATCTGGATAATAATTGGGTGTTTTTGTCTAATCATGTAATTTGcatttgaaaagaaatgaagatgAGGTGAATTATTCGTTATCAGAAATGAAAACGAGCCAAAAAGGTTGAAAGAAAGGAGGAATcgtatataaaagaaaaagaaaaacaaaaatggtttgctaaacataataaaagataataaaaatgaatgcGAAAGAAGAGTGAGGTTGCAACTACAACTGCAACAGCCGGTcttaaaaagacaaaaaaaacaCCAAAGAAATGGCCGGTTAACCCAACCAAAAATGGGACCCAATCAATGACCTTCATTGTTTGTCACTTGTCACAACACTCTTTGGACGGCCAACAAACGATGAGACATATgtaattgaaattattattcatttgttTTAATGTGTATTTACCAATTACCTTTTGatttatgaataatatttaacccTAAGTCTTTAGCACAAATTCTATGAGTAAAAGCATAAACATTGCATTAGATTTAGTGCAAATTATAAGGTAGATTCCGGTCCTCTGTGGATTTAGGGATTCATTTAGTACCATTTTATTCGTGAAAAGATTTATGTCGGTGCGACAAACAATGACGCGCATCAGACGCaataactttttctttctaaaaaagtaatttatgttcatttattttataataaatatttattaacttatattcattaaacataatattgaatgttcattgtttaaatataaaatattcattatttgttaatttaattttattaaaaatatatgtactataatataattatatatatagctgTAGCTTGATGAATATCTATTGACTAACTAATGAATATATGtctataaatgatgaatgtttatatcaatcataaaattctttcaatatgcatcacaaaaaataaaagctttcataaataatcaatatttttatttgaaaatattaatgaacaTTATATACATAGACAAtggatattgataaataatacatcaaacaaaataaacatgaacattaatcataatgaatattaagttcactgataataaatatttcaatacaaagaaaattaattattatagaacaTTAAATCCAATGGacattatacatataaaaaatgaacatTTTACTACatgtaaatgaacaaaaaatattgatatgtATATGgtctaataaaatctttttgacatgtgttatTATATTCtgatacatataattttaatgtgtATACTAATCATTGACatgtaaaattcaaatttatgtataatttttaatataatattaatttttataaattaattttattataatttaaagaattttaaaaataatgaagaagcggaacaaaaattcatgtattatatactttaaaaGTAGAATACACCATATAtcttagaaagaaaatgcACCATACATGTGTTATAGACTTCATAGACCAGGATCATATATTATaacaattgaaatttatatgcaAATTATAAGATGGACCATTGTCTATGTAGTATTATGGATCTATGAGTCCATCCGACATTGTTTTACTTATacaaaattttttgttttaaattttacacgtACGTCAAACACTAGCGTGCATCAGACATTGACGCTCGTTAGATGCTGacgcaattttttttttttaaaaaatttatattcattatttattaatttaatttgttgaaAGCATTAAATGTCCATTATTTgttaacttaattttgttgaaaagatatgtatatcataatataaatatttgtagtataactttagtctattttttttttatttactaattgtGTAAGGACGatttatattatatctatat
This window harbors:
- the LOC8268849 gene encoding GRAS family protein RAD1 gives rise to the protein MEAMNGWLSFPMYESFNHDLAIRRFCPARMEQEQGSGEWEETVMNEFELLSPSDDATSTPHDLAASEVDELVDSFINVDHQDNGHDDHHQSPDDLEYQDHFDHFQHDEMVETFSMLNDIFVDVPMMIGGGDLEMSTGSIENSAAVGPGMVPSMEEVSYGVDRGLHLVHLLLACAEAVGCRDTQLANSVLAQIWASVNPFGDSLQRVSYCFALGLRSRLSLLQNATSNGTFANAAIEVSLITREEKMEAFQLLYQTTPYVAFGFMAANEAICEAARGKDALHVIDLGMDHTLQWPSFIRTLASRPEGPPKVRITGLINDHQNLLELEASMKVLAEDASSLGVSLEFNMILESVTPSLLTRENLNLRDGEALFFNSIMHLHKFVKESRGSLKAILQAIKRLSPTLLTVVEQDANHNGPFFLGRFLESLHYYSAIFDSLEASLLPRNSRQRMKIEKLHFAEEIRNIVAYEGCDRIERHERADQWRRQLGRAGFQVMGLKCMSQARMMLSVYGCDGYTLASDKGSLLLGWKGRPIMLASAWKAHNVPSS